A stretch of Vibrio sp. B1FLJ16 DNA encodes these proteins:
- a CDS encoding sugar ABC transporter permease encodes MNQTASKVMETSQREGIFSRLNLKALTPYGFLLPFLIIFSVFGIFPLLFSIFLSFHEWNPVEGLGAMDYVGLENYHIALTDPWLWRSLKNTLWLAITSGVAQHLVALPVAYILVSLGDRFRHWLTSAYFLPFITSTVAASLIFFNMYSPNSGIINQSLMALADSTLFGWAFSWVNDFQPIRWLDDATLVKPSIAIMVFWKYTGFNIVLYTTGLMTIPKDILEAARMDGANAWRRFWSISLPMIRPFIFFAVTMTIIGNLQLFEEPFVLTRGTGGTGQSGLTISMYLYKVGWEWLEMGTASAISWLLFILIAGCTAVQFFFFGKKGLGEQ; translated from the coding sequence ATGAATCAGACAGCGAGCAAGGTTATGGAGACATCGCAGCGTGAGGGCATTTTTTCTCGCCTGAATTTGAAAGCGCTTACACCGTATGGCTTCCTACTGCCGTTTTTGATTATTTTTTCTGTTTTCGGGATTTTCCCTTTACTGTTTTCAATTTTTCTTTCTTTCCATGAGTGGAACCCTGTTGAGGGGCTGGGCGCGATGGATTACGTCGGGCTGGAAAACTACCACATTGCCCTGACTGACCCGTGGTTATGGCGTTCATTGAAAAACACGTTGTGGCTGGCTATCACATCAGGTGTGGCGCAGCACTTAGTGGCACTGCCTGTCGCGTACATTTTAGTATCACTGGGTGACCGTTTCCGTCACTGGCTGACGTCGGCTTACTTTCTGCCATTTATCACTTCGACGGTGGCAGCATCACTGATCTTCTTCAACATGTACTCGCCAAACTCAGGCATCATCAACCAAAGCCTGATGGCGCTGGCTGACAGCACACTGTTTGGCTGGGCATTCTCTTGGGTTAACGATTTTCAGCCAATCCGCTGGCTGGATGACGCGACGTTGGTGAAACCTTCTATCGCCATCATGGTGTTCTGGAAATACACCGGCTTTAACATCGTGCTCTACACCACGGGCCTGATGACGATTCCTAAAGACATTCTGGAAGCAGCACGTATGGACGGTGCGAACGCGTGGCGTCGATTCTGGAGTATTTCATTGCCAATGATTCGTCCGTTTATCTTCTTCGCGGTCACCATGACCATCATCGGTAACTTGCAGCTGTTCGAAGAACCGTTTGTTCTAACGCGCGGTACCGGTGGTACGGGGCAGTCTGGTTTAACCATCTCTATGTACCTCTACAAAGTGGGTTGGGAATGGTTAGAGATGGGCACAGCATCAGCGATTTCATGGCTGCTATTTATCTTGATTGCAGGCTGTACAGCGGTTCAATTCTTCTTCTTTGGTAAGAAAGGTTTAGGGGAGCAATAA
- a CDS encoding carbohydrate ABC transporter permease, which yields MSTNTLPAAQRWRPSDRSIEIFTKVLMVLLGLILIVSAIMTVFPFIWSALLSTRDRTEIFGTGISFAIGDSLAVNYAKLLEIMPFWQAMFNSIYIAFLGTAISLLFCSMGGYAFAVYKFKGKGVLFGMLVGSMMIPPVLSLIPYFMIVKFLGLLDNHLAVWLPFTTTPFGIFLMRQHVVASIPKELLEAAKLDGAGEFRTYWSVVLPLMKPALATLAIVQFVFFWNMFMQPLVVLTTPENYVITQALRSVQGIPNTPWGAVMLGTTISILPLVITYLFASKQMISGLTSGAVKG from the coding sequence ATGAGTACAAATACGTTACCTGCGGCGCAGCGTTGGCGCCCCAGCGACCGCAGCATAGAGATTTTCACCAAAGTACTGATGGTACTGCTCGGCTTAATCCTGATTGTTTCTGCCATCATGACCGTGTTCCCGTTTATCTGGTCAGCACTGCTTTCAACCCGAGACCGCACGGAGATCTTCGGTACTGGTATCAGCTTTGCTATTGGTGACAGCCTGGCGGTGAACTACGCCAAGTTATTAGAAATCATGCCTTTCTGGCAGGCGATGTTTAACTCTATCTACATCGCGTTTCTGGGCACTGCGATTTCATTACTGTTCTGTAGCATGGGCGGCTATGCGTTCGCGGTATACAAATTTAAAGGTAAAGGCGTGTTGTTTGGCATGCTGGTGGGCTCAATGATGATTCCGCCGGTACTGAGCCTGATTCCATACTTCATGATCGTGAAGTTTCTGGGGCTGCTCGATAACCATTTAGCGGTTTGGCTGCCATTTACTACCACACCATTTGGTATTTTCCTGATGCGTCAGCATGTGGTCGCATCGATTCCTAAAGAGCTGTTAGAAGCGGCGAAGCTGGATGGTGCTGGTGAATTTCGTACTTACTGGAGTGTGGTTCTTCCTTTGATGAAGCCCGCGCTTGCCACACTCGCTATCGTGCAGTTTGTCTTCTTCTGGAACATGTTCATGCAACCTCTTGTGGTTCTGACAACACCAGAGAACTACGTGATTACACAGGCACTGCGAAGCGTACAGGGCATTCCGAATACACCGTGGGGAGCGGTGATGCTGGGAACAACAATTTCAATTTTACCGTTAGTGATTACTTACTTATTTGCCTCAAAGCAGATGATCAGTGGGTTAACCTCTGGTGCGGTTAAAGGTTAA
- a CDS encoding GH1 family beta-glucosidase, whose product MNKYQLPQDSKLRSPEFLFGVATSSYQIEGGAQLGGRTPSIWDTFCNKPGAVDNADNGDVACDHYHLWKQDIEMIQDLGVGAYRLSMAWPRILPEDGKVNEEGLKFYEQIIDECHARGLKVFVTLYHWDLPQYLEDKGGWLNRETAYKFAEYADVVSAYFGDKIDSYATLNEPFCSSYLGYRWGEHAPGLKGEREGFLSAHHLMLGHGLAIPHMRKNAPNAMHGCVFNATPAYPYSEADQGAADYSDAEGFHWFMDPVLKGEYPQLVLDRQSHNMPMILEGDLDIIRTDLDFIGVNFYTRCVVRYNEHGDIETVPQPDQEHTFIGWEIHPQALTDLLLRLNNRYPNLPPLYITENGAAGEDKLVDGEVNDEQRVRYFQSHLEAVDTAIKAGVVVDGYFAWSLMDNFEWAYGYKQRFGIVHVDYQTQKRTLKASAIAYRNMLLERAEENK is encoded by the coding sequence ATGAATAAATACCAACTACCACAAGATTCAAAATTACGTAGCCCGGAATTCCTGTTTGGTGTCGCAACCTCTTCTTATCAGATTGAAGGTGGCGCGCAATTAGGCGGACGCACACCGTCTATCTGGGACACTTTCTGTAATAAACCAGGTGCGGTTGATAATGCTGACAACGGTGATGTCGCGTGTGATCACTACCATTTATGGAAACAAGACATCGAGATGATTCAAGATCTCGGTGTGGGTGCATACCGCCTGTCGATGGCATGGCCGCGTATTCTCCCTGAAGACGGCAAGGTGAATGAAGAAGGCCTGAAGTTTTACGAGCAAATCATCGATGAGTGTCATGCCCGCGGTTTAAAAGTATTTGTCACTCTTTACCACTGGGATTTACCGCAATACCTTGAAGACAAGGGCGGCTGGCTAAACCGTGAAACAGCATACAAATTTGCAGAGTATGCAGATGTAGTTAGTGCTTACTTCGGTGATAAGATTGATTCATACGCAACATTGAACGAACCTTTCTGTTCATCTTATTTAGGTTACCGCTGGGGTGAGCATGCACCGGGTTTGAAAGGGGAACGTGAGGGCTTCTTATCTGCCCATCACTTGATGCTTGGTCACGGCCTGGCGATTCCACATATGCGTAAGAACGCGCCAAATGCGATGCACGGTTGTGTATTTAATGCGACGCCAGCTTACCCGTACAGCGAAGCGGATCAGGGAGCAGCTGACTACAGTGATGCGGAAGGTTTCCACTGGTTTATGGATCCGGTATTAAAAGGTGAATACCCGCAGCTGGTACTTGACCGTCAGTCACATAATATGCCAATGATTCTGGAAGGCGATCTAGACATCATCCGTACTGACCTCGACTTTATCGGTGTTAACTTCTACACCCGATGTGTGGTGCGTTACAACGAGCACGGTGATATCGAAACTGTTCCTCAGCCGGATCAGGAGCACACCTTCATTGGCTGGGAAATTCATCCTCAGGCTCTGACCGATCTGTTGCTTCGATTAAACAACCGTTATCCAAACCTGCCGCCGCTGTATATCACGGAAAACGGTGCTGCCGGAGAAGATAAGTTAGTGGATGGTGAAGTGAATGATGAGCAGCGTGTTCGTTACTTCCAGTCGCATTTAGAAGCTGTCGATACTGCAATTAAAGCAGGCGTGGTGGTTGACGGTTACTTCGCCTGGAGCCTGATGGATAACTTCGAGTGGGCATACGGTTATAAGCAGCGTTTCGGTATCGTACACGTTGATTACCAAACGCAGAAACGTACGTTAAAAGCGAGTGCGATTGCTTACCGTAACATGCTGTTGGAGCGAGCAGAGGAAAACAAGTAA
- the ugpC gene encoding sn-glycerol-3-phosphate ABC transporter ATP-binding protein UgpC — MAKVEFKNIKKSYDDVEVVKHFDFTVEDGEFVVFLGPSGCGKSTTLRMLAGLESITSGEIYVGDKLMNKIDAKDRDLAMVFQSYALYPHMTVYENIAFALKLKGMPKDQIDTEVRKATKMLELDALLDRKPKELSGGQRQRVAMGRAMVRTPKVFLFDEPLSNLDAKLRGVMREEIKQLHRELKTTTIYVTHDQIEAMTLADRIVILKDGYVAQVGTPTEVFQRPANKFVAQFIGNPSMNMLDAKLVGDAGNWEVELGDVRIPLPERFKAHASKNLALHFGVRPTDIHLRAEQVDHDRVLPFPVKIKDKELLGASILLKTEIASQPLMVETQAAEVDVDTLTLYLDLDAIHLFDALSENSLASF, encoded by the coding sequence ATGGCAAAAGTCGAATTCAAAAACATCAAGAAATCCTATGATGACGTTGAAGTCGTAAAGCATTTTGACTTCACCGTCGAAGACGGGGAGTTCGTGGTTTTCCTTGGTCCGTCTGGCTGCGGTAAATCGACGACACTGCGTATGCTTGCAGGCCTGGAAAGTATCACCTCTGGCGAGATTTACGTTGGCGATAAGCTGATGAACAAGATCGACGCCAAAGATCGCGATCTGGCGATGGTGTTTCAGAGCTACGCTTTGTACCCGCATATGACGGTTTACGAAAACATTGCGTTTGCGCTTAAGCTGAAAGGCATGCCGAAAGATCAAATTGATACTGAGGTTCGTAAGGCTACGAAAATGCTGGAGTTAGATGCGCTGCTTGATCGCAAACCTAAGGAGCTTTCCGGTGGTCAGCGTCAGCGTGTAGCCATGGGCCGAGCGATGGTACGCACGCCGAAAGTGTTCCTGTTTGATGAACCATTATCGAACCTGGATGCCAAGTTACGCGGTGTGATGCGCGAAGAGATCAAGCAGCTTCATCGCGAGCTTAAAACGACCACGATCTACGTTACACATGATCAGATCGAGGCGATGACACTTGCCGATCGTATCGTAATTCTGAAAGACGGTTATGTGGCGCAGGTTGGTACGCCAACGGAAGTGTTCCAGCGTCCTGCCAATAAGTTTGTGGCACAGTTCATCGGCAACCCGTCGATGAACATGCTCGATGCAAAACTGGTCGGTGATGCAGGTAACTGGGAAGTGGAGTTGGGCGATGTTCGAATTCCGCTGCCAGAACGCTTTAAAGCTCACGCTTCAAAGAATCTTGCACTGCATTTTGGTGTGCGTCCGACCGACATTCATCTGCGTGCAGAGCAAGTGGATCACGATCGCGTGTTGCCGTTCCCGGTCAAAATCAAAGATAAGGAACTGCTTGGCGCGAGCATCCTGCTTAAAACTGAAATCGCAAGCCAGCCGCTGATGGTGGAAACACAGGCAGCTGAAGTGGATGTGGACACACTCACCCTGTACTTAGATTTGGATGCTATCCATCTGTTTGATGCTTTAAGTGAGAATTCGCTGGCGTCCTTTTAA
- a CDS encoding substrate-binding domain-containing protein — translation MYDVARLAKVSPSTVSRFLNRTTFVSDDKSKQIEKAIKSLGYKPNYQMNQGNNTRSMTIGVLVQNPESPHTSRVLNDMEKVLIAQGYSLVIATGHWQKTLESHALEYLAKSNVDGVIIITGSLSEEQILEYAKRIPVVAVGYSFAGENVRTINVDNVLGGYMATLHLMQQGHVNIAHVKGLLNQPDAVARFVGYKKALQEAGVKVLPKLIKQGDFSSESGYQRTVELIESKVHFSALFAANDQTAYGAIKALHDHGIRVPEDVSVIGFDDLPTSQYFTPALTTMRQPIEEIGAVCAESILNLLSGEKHEVRLPPIDLIVRQSTLSKFRQ, via the coding sequence ATCTATGATGTAGCCAGATTAGCCAAAGTTTCTCCCAGTACAGTCTCTCGTTTTTTAAATCGGACCACGTTTGTTTCTGATGATAAAAGCAAGCAAATAGAAAAGGCGATCAAGTCGCTGGGCTATAAGCCTAACTATCAAATGAATCAGGGCAACAATACTCGGTCAATGACCATAGGTGTTCTGGTACAAAATCCGGAAAGCCCTCACACCAGCCGAGTACTCAATGATATGGAGAAAGTGCTTATTGCTCAGGGCTATTCGCTCGTAATAGCAACGGGTCACTGGCAAAAAACTCTGGAATCTCATGCGCTGGAATACCTAGCAAAAAGTAATGTGGACGGTGTGATCATTATTACTGGCAGCTTAAGTGAAGAGCAGATCCTTGAATATGCCAAGAGGATTCCTGTCGTTGCGGTAGGCTATAGTTTTGCGGGAGAAAATGTCCGGACGATTAATGTCGATAATGTTCTTGGTGGTTACATGGCAACCTTGCACCTGATGCAACAGGGCCACGTCAACATTGCTCACGTTAAAGGGTTATTAAACCAGCCTGATGCAGTTGCGCGTTTTGTCGGGTACAAAAAAGCACTGCAGGAAGCCGGGGTAAAAGTTCTGCCTAAGTTGATCAAGCAAGGCGATTTCAGCAGCGAATCCGGATATCAGAGAACGGTAGAACTGATTGAATCAAAGGTTCATTTCTCCGCACTGTTCGCAGCCAATGACCAAACGGCTTACGGTGCGATTAAGGCATTACACGACCATGGTATTCGAGTACCCGAAGATGTGTCTGTTATCGGTTTCGATGACTTACCGACATCTCAGTACTTCACGCCAGCGCTTACTACTATGCGTCAGCCAATTGAAGAGATTGGAGCGGTTTGCGCGGAGTCAATACTGAACTTACTGAGTGGAGAAAAACATGAAGTTCGCCTCCCTCCTATTGATTTGATCGTGCGTCAGTCGACGCTCTCTAAGTTTCGTCAGTGA